A stretch of Spirochaetaceae bacterium DNA encodes these proteins:
- a CDS encoding ABC transporter permease subunit translates to MASESLADSGTRSARRSRLWRELARDYQLHLIIALPVIWFIIFKYLPMYGAQIAFRDFAAAKGIWGSPWVGLDHFQRFFESYLFWRIVGNTFFLSIYTLAATFPIPILLALSINNANSRLFRKTVQMVIYAPYFISTVVMVGLLIQFLSTSVGVVGPLMLALGMKPVSYMGRPEAFQSIYVWSHVWQFSGFGTIIYLAALAGIDPELHEAAIIDGATKVQRTRFIDIPGIMPTAVILFILTLGQLMNIGFEKVYNMQNDLNLERSEVIQTYVYKIGLTGIPRFSYASAIGLFNSAINFALIMVGNWIAKRLGGASLW, encoded by the coding sequence ATGGCATCCGAATCCCTGGCTGACAGCGGCACACGATCCGCCCGCCGCTCCCGTCTGTGGCGCGAGTTGGCGCGCGACTACCAGTTGCACCTGATCATTGCGCTGCCGGTGATCTGGTTCATCATCTTCAAGTACCTGCCGATGTACGGCGCGCAGATCGCGTTCCGGGACTTCGCCGCCGCCAAGGGCATCTGGGGCAGTCCGTGGGTGGGGCTGGACCACTTCCAGCGCTTCTTCGAGTCCTACCTGTTCTGGCGTATCGTCGGCAACACCTTCTTCCTCAGCATCTACACGCTGGCGGCGACGTTCCCGATCCCGATCCTGCTGGCGCTGTCGATCAACAACGCCAACAGCCGCCTGTTCCGCAAGACGGTGCAGATGGTCATCTACGCCCCCTACTTCATCTCCACGGTGGTGATGGTGGGGCTGCTGATCCAGTTCCTGTCCACCTCGGTCGGCGTGGTCGGCCCCCTGATGCTGGCCCTGGGCATGAAGCCGGTCTCCTACATGGGCCGCCCGGAGGCGTTCCAGTCGATCTACGTGTGGTCGCACGTGTGGCAGTTCTCGGGCTTCGGCACCATCATCTACCTGGCCGCGCTGGCCGGCATCGACCCCGAGCTGCACGAGGCGGCGATCATCGACGGCGCCACCAAGGTGCAGCGCACCCGCTTCATCGACATCCCCGGCATCATGCCCACCGCCGTCATCCTGTTCATCCTCACCCTCGGCCAGCTCATGAACATCGGCTTCGAGAAGGTCTACAACATGCAGAACGACCTCAATCTCGAACGCTCCGAGGTGATCCAGACCTACGTCTACAAGATTGGGCTGACCGGCATTCCGCGCTTCTCCTACGCGTCGGCGATCGGCCTGTTC